One Microbacterium sp. W4I20 DNA window includes the following coding sequences:
- a CDS encoding 3'-5' exonuclease, whose product MPLDFTAIDFETANSSPASACSVGLVRVRGGEVVATAGWLIQPPPGHDEFQEWNVRIHGIQPSDVLSAATWAEQFDRLCDFAGADVLVAHNAGFDLNVLRRAAEVTGMSCPPYRSLCSLAVARKTYQLDSYRLPKAAAAAGFAEFPHHDALADARACAHIVIDAARRLGASDVFALADALHVRVTEPAAPALERAAPALERAVA is encoded by the coding sequence GTGCCACTGGACTTCACTGCGATCGACTTCGAGACCGCGAACTCCAGCCCCGCCTCCGCCTGCTCCGTCGGACTCGTCCGCGTGCGCGGTGGCGAGGTCGTCGCCACCGCCGGATGGCTGATCCAGCCGCCTCCCGGGCATGACGAGTTCCAGGAGTGGAACGTGCGGATCCACGGCATCCAGCCGAGCGATGTCCTGTCGGCCGCGACCTGGGCCGAGCAGTTCGATCGGCTGTGCGACTTCGCCGGGGCCGACGTCCTCGTCGCGCACAACGCCGGATTCGACCTCAACGTGCTGCGTCGTGCCGCCGAGGTCACCGGCATGTCGTGCCCGCCGTACCGGTCGCTCTGCAGCCTCGCGGTCGCGCGCAAGACCTACCAGCTCGATTCGTATCGCCTGCCGAAGGCCGCAGCCGCCGCGGGATTCGCGGAGTTCCCGCACCACGACGCCCTGGCCGACGCCCGCGCGTGCGCGCACATCGTGATCGATGCAGCCCGACGCCTCGGGGCCTCCGACGTGTTCGCCCTGGCGGATGCCCTGCACGTGCGCGTGACCGAACCCGCCGCGCCCGCGCTGGAGCGCGCCGCACCGGCCCTGGAGCGCGCGGTCGCCTGA
- a CDS encoding DNA recombination protein RmuC encodes MDALSLVLVLAALAAGVAVGWFLRAGRGAADLARAEAELAAARDDRDRQYDLYRDAVEHARTEQRAEAQRVQQQNAVLTALAPVRESLQQMQSKVTAIEQERQAQFGTLAEQLRRAQESDEALRATTESLAGALRSTSTRGVWGETQLRRVVEAAGLTRHVDFDLQSTISSDRGTGRPDMVVRLAGGTSIAVDAKVPLDAYLEAAALPAGDAHEAQRRAHMQRHVKAVRAHIDALAKKAYWSGLDSSPEFVICFLPTESLLAAAIDEDPTLLDYAFNHRVALASPVNLWAVLKTVAYTWTQQEVSTEARTLLNLGTQLYDRLGTLAGHADDLRRALERTVDSYNKFAGSLETRVLVTARQFPGIDASALATAPVVTAGVTRRFTAPELISTESDGSTDIRREHEADAPTVARAESDDTALIADVGDVRARLNEG; translated from the coding sequence ATGGATGCTCTGTCGCTCGTTCTGGTCCTCGCCGCACTCGCGGCGGGTGTCGCTGTGGGGTGGTTTCTGCGTGCCGGGCGCGGAGCGGCGGATCTCGCCCGAGCCGAAGCCGAACTGGCCGCCGCGCGCGATGACCGCGACCGACAGTACGACCTCTATCGCGACGCCGTCGAGCACGCCCGCACCGAGCAGCGTGCCGAAGCGCAGCGCGTGCAACAGCAGAACGCCGTGCTGACCGCGCTGGCCCCGGTACGCGAGAGCCTGCAGCAGATGCAGTCGAAGGTCACCGCCATCGAGCAGGAGCGGCAGGCGCAGTTCGGCACCCTCGCCGAGCAGCTGCGCCGGGCCCAGGAGTCCGATGAGGCTCTTCGCGCCACGACGGAGTCCCTCGCAGGAGCACTGCGCTCCACGTCGACCCGCGGCGTCTGGGGAGAGACCCAGCTGCGGCGGGTCGTCGAGGCCGCGGGACTCACGCGGCACGTCGACTTCGACCTCCAGTCCACGATCTCCTCCGACCGTGGCACAGGCCGTCCCGACATGGTCGTGCGCCTGGCCGGCGGCACCTCCATCGCCGTCGACGCCAAAGTTCCGCTCGATGCCTACCTCGAGGCCGCCGCACTGCCGGCCGGTGACGCGCACGAGGCCCAGAGGCGCGCGCACATGCAGCGGCACGTCAAGGCGGTCCGAGCCCATATCGACGCCCTCGCGAAGAAGGCCTATTGGTCGGGCCTCGACTCCAGCCCCGAGTTCGTGATCTGCTTCCTCCCGACCGAGTCGCTGCTCGCCGCGGCGATCGACGAAGACCCGACGCTGCTCGACTACGCCTTCAATCACCGCGTGGCCCTGGCCTCGCCCGTGAACCTCTGGGCGGTGCTGAAGACCGTGGCCTACACCTGGACACAGCAGGAGGTGTCGACCGAGGCGCGAACGCTGCTCAACCTCGGTACTCAGCTCTACGACCGACTCGGCACGCTCGCCGGTCACGCCGACGACCTGCGTCGCGCGCTGGAGCGCACGGTCGACAGCTACAACAAGTTCGCCGGTTCCCTCGAGACCCGGGTGTTGGTGACTGCCCGGCAGTTTCCTGGCATCGATGCCTCAGCGCTGGCGACCGCGCCGGTTGTCACGGCAGGAGTCACCCGGCGCTTCACCGCGCCGGAACTGATCAGCACCGAAAGCGATGGGTCGACCGACATACGCAGAGAGCATGAAGCCGACGCACCCACGGTTGCGAGAGCTGAGTCCGACGACACCGCACTGATCGCCGACGTCGGCGACGTCAGAGCGCGGTTGAACGAGGGCTAG